The Desulfovibrionales bacterium genome has a window encoding:
- a CDS encoding efflux RND transporter periplasmic adaptor subunit, with amino-acid sequence MKKGRVVFVLAAGIAIALAAIILYSNNKEDGNFIKLSGNIEATEVAISFKIPGRLIERRFDEGQWVEKGEVMARLDDADLKHQVSLARANRAAAQARLKELLAGSRTQEIKQAEAVLKQAEADMQNKERDLNRVLPLYEAGIASKKTRDDAATAYKIAQEAYQRAGENYALVKEGPRKEDIEAARAQAASAEASLKLAETNLSYAAVYAPISGVVLSKAAEPGEVLSSGRPVLTLGDIDHIWLRAYIDEKDLGKVKWGQEASVTTDSYPGKVYKGRVSFISSQAEFTPKTVQTEKERVTLVYRIKVDMDNKDRELKPGMIVDCRVKTGP; translated from the coding sequence ATGAAAAAAGGCCGTGTTGTTTTTGTTCTGGCAGCCGGGATTGCTATCGCCCTGGCCGCCATTATCCTGTATTCCAATAACAAAGAAGATGGGAATTTCATCAAGCTCTCCGGTAACATAGAGGCTACAGAGGTGGCCATAAGCTTCAAGATTCCGGGAAGGCTCATAGAGAGAAGATTTGATGAGGGTCAATGGGTCGAAAAGGGTGAGGTCATGGCCCGCCTGGATGACGCTGACCTTAAACACCAGGTGAGTTTGGCCAGGGCCAATCGGGCCGCGGCCCAGGCCAGGTTAAAGGAGCTGCTGGCCGGATCGAGAACTCAAGAGATAAAGCAGGCCGAGGCCGTATTGAAGCAGGCCGAGGCCGATATGCAAAACAAGGAGCGGGATCTAAACCGGGTGTTGCCGCTGTACGAGGCCGGGATTGCATCTAAAAAGACACGGGATGACGCAGCGACAGCTTATAAAATAGCCCAGGAGGCCTATCAACGGGCTGGAGAAAACTACGCATTGGTGAAAGAGGGGCCTCGCAAGGAAGACATAGAGGCCGCCCGTGCCCAGGCAGCATCAGCGGAGGCCTCTTTGAAACTTGCCGAAACCAACTTAAGTTATGCCGCTGTGTATGCTCCTATCTCAGGGGTGGTGCTTTCCAAGGCGGCGGAGCCAGGCGAAGTCTTATCTTCAGGCAGGCCTGTTCTTACGCTCGGAGACATAGACCATATCTGGCTCAGGGCTTATATTGATGAAAAAGACCTGGGTAAGGTGAAATGGGGGCAAGAGGCCTCAGTAACCACAGATTCTTATCCTGGTAAGGTCTATAAGGGCAGGGTATCTTTTATCTCATCTCAGGCTGAATTCACTCCCAAGACGGTCCAGACGGAGAAAGAGCGGGTAACGCTTGTTTACCGGATTAAGGTAGATATGGACAACAAGGATCGGGAGCTAAAGCCGGGCATGATTGTGGATTGCCGGGTAAAGACGGGGCCTTAA